The Bacteroidales bacterium DNA segment GATGATGAACAAAAGGAGACCGTTCTGGTAGTAGATGATAATGAAAAAATACTTAATTTGATAGCAGACATCCTGCAACCGGATTATGCCGTATTAAAAGCCCTTAATGGTACCAAAGCTTTGGATATCATGAATTCGCAAGAAGTAAACATAGTGATTAGCGATATTATTATGGACGAAATGGATGGGCTTACACTCACAGAAAAAATTAAAGAAGATTGGAGAACATGCCATATTCCGGTAATTTTACTGACAGCCAAAGGTGAACTGGAAAACCGCATCCAAGGAATTGCTTCGGGTGCAGATAGTTACATCCCCAAACCTTTTGATCCGAGGCACCTCAAAGTAAGAGTCAGGAAACTTATTGAAGGACGCAATAAGATAAGAGAAACATTTCAATCGACCACCCCATCCATGCAGCCACCCTTAAATCAATTGCATGACACGGATGCACGTATTGTAAAGGCCCTTTATGAATATGTAGAACAGCATATTGAGGATGAGAACCTGAATGCTGATAACCTGGCCATGCATCTTAACATGGGGAGAACCCTACTTTATCTTAAAGTGAAGGCGCTTACAGGGTTTACCCCGCATGGTTTCATTAAAAACCTAAGGATAAAAAAAGCCGCTGATTTGTTGCTTAATTCAGACCTTAATGTATCGGAAATTATCTACAAAACAGGCTTTAAAAACCGTACGTATTTTTATCGTTCCTTTAAAGAATTGTTTGGTACCTCTCCCCTGGAATATATCAGCCAGATTAATCAAGAATGATAAAAGCCTCAAAAAGAATAATATTTCCCCGGTAAAAAGGCAAACACCCTGCGGTTATTTATCCGGAGCCGTCCAGGCCAGGTTAGGGTGGATGGTTGCAAGCGGTTTTTGAATACTTTCAGGGCGGGTCAATTAAAAAACTATAGGCAGCCTGTATACGCCATGCGAGTTTGGAAAGGACATCGATTTTCCAGGTCGGCACACTGAGGAAGCAGCGTTCAAAAGATTGCCAGGACTGGAAAAGAGAAATATCCGCTATTGCCCAGAATTTAATGAACCACCTGGTACAGTCTGTCCCGATTATTCCATCGGGAAGAACCGTAAACCGGGTGGCCCCGGGACACCGAGAAGGATAGCCTCTTCATTTGAACTATAAATTTTCCCGCTTGTTTTATCAATTTAATAGAAATTATTCATACCTAAAATGTAAAAACGAAATGGATATGACTAAATCTAAAATTTTAGTGACGGCATCAACAGGAAATATTGGTTTACCCCTGTCAAAAGCTTTGCATGAGAAAGGGATTCCATTTACGGCTGCAACAAGAGATGCTGAAAAAGCATTTGAGAAGTTCGGGTTCGAAACCGAAACTATACCCCTCGATTTTAAAGATCGGACGGGGTTTTCCGAAGCTCTCAAAGGTGTTGAAACCCTGTTTTTGTGTGGTCCTTCAGCAACCCCGGGTGCTGAAAAATTATTAATCCCTCTGGTGGAGAAAGCCATTGATTATGGGGTGGAAAATTTTGTTTTTATTGCATCTTACCCCAACATTATGAGCATCATTGAAAATAGCGGCAGAGCCTACACCTTTTTGCGCGGTAACTTCTTCATGCAGAATTTTGAAATGTATCAAAAGGAAGATATCCGGGATCAGCACCAAATCTTTCTGCCAACGGGAAAAGGGAAAGCTCCATTTTTAGACACCCATGATATTGGCAAGGTTGCGGCTGAAGTAATTGAGAATTTATCTAAATTCAACAAAGAAACCATATACCTCACAGGCCCGGAGGCTATGGACCTTCATAAGGCTGCTGATATTTTTTCAGATGTTCTGGACAAGGATATTGTATACAAAGAGCCGGATGATAAAGCTTACAGGATGGAAATGGAGAAGCGTGGATTCTCAAAAGATTATATCGATGCTATGATCGCCGTTTTTGGAAAAATCAAAAAAGGAGAGGTTTCTCAGACATCGGATAGTATTGAGAAGATATTAGGCAGAAAGCCAGCATCGCTCAAAAATTATATTGAGAGGAATAAGTCGATTTTCATATAAAATGCTCATATCAGCGGATTTCAACCTGGGGGTCACAGGCAATCAGTTCATTTAAGCGTAGCCAATGAAAACCGAGTATTTTTATGTAATAAGTGTGAAAAATAGATATAAATGGCCTGTCAACATCCTTTGAAACAGCAGGGGGATGACGGGTGGAAGCGTGTTCGCATTAAAACCGGCAAAAGCAACCGTAGCCGACCAGGCCACGATAGGGAAAGCCGGCGATGGGTGGTGGCAGGCGGTGAATTTGGAACGGTCGGTTGATGAGTACCGGTAGAGGATGTCTAAAAAGTAAAAAAATGTGTTCACGTAAAGAACGCTGACGAAACGGTCGCAAAGTATTATGGTTCATCAAATTAAACTTTGGTCCTTGCGAAAATCTTTGCAGACCTTTGCGTGGAATACATTAAAGCATCTTTTTAGACATCCTCCTGTTCTCATGGGTTAAAGCCGTGTGTGTTGCTATTGTTATGAGATTAGCACCCCGATTTGTCGGGGGTGAAGAAGCCACCCTATACCTTTATTAGTCCGCTTTTAGTGGGATTTTTCATATGTTAATTATAAAAAAGATAGATCGTTTTTGACACTATGATCTCAGCACCCGGGGTAAATCATCACCCTTTCTCAAGTCTTCTCAGGGCATATTCTTTATAATTCCGTCCGATGGTGAAGTTCATATCGCCGATCTCTATGTATGAAGCCGTAAAGACATCTACTTTGTTCAGGTTGATGATGTAGGAGCGGTGAATACGAATAAAATCGCTTCCGGGCAGTTCTTTTTCTATTCCTGATAACCTTTCGTAGCAAATGATGGATGTCTCCGTGGTGTGCACCTTGATATAGTTATCGAGGCTTTCGATGTATAAGATATCATCCAGAGAAATTTTATGATTTTTCTTGTCTGCCTTCAGAACAATGTACGCCTTTTTTTTGTCCTGGGGAGTTTGAGGTTGATTCACCTTTTGTTGCATGCTGGCAAAAAACTTATTCATAGCTTTCAAAAAGCGTTCGAAAGAGATGGGTTTTACCAGGTAATCCAGGGCATCCAATTCAAAAGCATCGACAGCAAAATTCCGGTAGGCCGTTGTGAAAATGACTTTTGGAGGAAAATGCAGGGATTTGAGAAATTCCACACCTGAAATGCCGGGCATGTTAATATCCAGGAAAAGCAGGTCAATGTCTTCTTTGTTCAGGACCTCAATGGCATCCAACGCTTTTGTGAAGCCTTGCAGGCATTCCACATTACTAAAGTTCTCCAGGTGATCCCGGATCACTTTGATTGCAATGGGTTCATCGTCAATAATTATGCACTTGTATGTTTTGTTTTCAGACATTTAGCTATATGTTATTTCCAGGTGAACCGAGTAGGTTTGATTTTGCTGTTCAATATTCAGCTTGTATTTGTCTTTATATAAGAGATTAAGCCTCTCCCTGCTGTTTTTTAAACCGATGCCTTTGTTTTCCTGGTTCAGGTAGGGATCGGATGATGACTCTGATGCATTGTTTGAGACACGAAAAATAAGTTTTTCTTCATCGGTTTTTAATTCGATATGGATCGCATTATTTTCGGTATTCCGAAAGCCATGTTTGAAGGCGTTTTCAACAAAGGGAAACAGAATAAGCGGTGCTATTTTAACCTTCCCTGGATTTTCAGGAAAATCAAACCGAACATTAAAATCCTCATCGTGCCTCAGTCGTTCCAGTTCAATGTAATTTTGGATGAACTGTATTTCTTCAGTGAGTTCAATTTCATTCTTATTGCATTCATAAAGCATGTAATCAAGAAGATCGGAAAGCTTTATGATTACTTCTCTCGAGGCTTTTGTATCTTCCTTAACCAGTCCATATAAGTTGTTCAGCATATTAAACAGGAAATGGGGGTGAAGCTGTCCCTGTAACAGTTGGAGATGTACCTCTTTCAGTTTCTCTTCTGTTTCCTGTTTTTGCATTTCTACTTTTTGTTTTTCCAGCATTCTGCTGTATGATTCGCTAATGAAATGGATCACCGCGGCAAGAATCACGACCAGGTAGTTCCCGGATATGAGTATAAGAAGGTCTTCCCTTGTTGGCGTCACGGCCTCGGGCAGGTAATTCAAGCTGTAGAGAAGAATGAGAATAATGGATAAGGTAATAAGCCACAGGGTGAGTATGAACACAGCAAAAAGAGAATAGATGAATAGTTTTATTTTGCCCTGGAAAAGCAGTTTGGGGATCAAATAATTGTTCACTGCCATGGATATCAAATAGCTGGTAATGATCAGCAGCCCTACCAGCGCCAATCTTATCTGAACGTCATAATTCCTGTTGCTGAAGATAAAAAACATCAAAAAGGCAGCAACCATCCAATAGATCGTGTGCCCAATCCAGTTGTTTTTAACAGTCAGTAAGGTGTTGATATTCTGTTTCTCCATTAGAATCAAAGATAAAATGAATTCTTCAAAGTGTTCTATGTTTTCGGGAATTTTATGTGAAGAACATCTTTTGCACCCTAAACGGATATTTTTCAGCTGAGAGGCGATTATTTGTTATCTGGGATGGAAGATTGTATATTGACCTAAAAAATTTTTCAGGTTCATGAATAAGAGCTAATATTGATTGTATTATGAACCAAAAAATTTATTGTTATGGTGTTTAAACATTTTTATGAAGGCGGACCGGGTTTTATGTCACTCGTTTATCTTATGTGGATTGTGGTTATAATAATGACTGTGCGCATTATTTACGATCTTGTAAAGAAAAAGAAGACAATCGGTAAACTGAAGAAAGAGAATGAGGTTATTCTTTTCACAGGAAGTTTTGCCTTCCTTTTGGGGGTGCTGGGACAAGTTATCGGTTTATTTCAAGCCTTGGGGGTCATGGAGACGATGAAGGATATTTCGTCTTCCATGCTGGCGGGAGGTCTTCGCGT contains these protein-coding regions:
- a CDS encoding MotA/TolQ/ExbB proton channel family protein — encoded protein: MVFKHFYEGGPGFMSLVYLMWIVVIIMTVRIIYDLVKKKKTIGKLKKENEVILFTGSFAFLLGVLGQVIGLFQALGVMETMKDISSSMLAGGLRVSFIAPLYGLALFVISGLLWFVFRQIIWNKARKE
- a CDS encoding response regulator transcription factor, with product MSENKTYKCIIIDDEPIAIKVIRDHLENFSNVECLQGFTKALDAIEVLNKEDIDLLFLDINMPGISGVEFLKSLHFPPKVIFTTAYRNFAVDAFELDALDYLVKPISFERFLKAMNKFFASMQQKVNQPQTPQDKKKAYIVLKADKKNHKISLDDILYIESLDNYIKVHTTETSIICYERLSGIEKELPGSDFIRIHRSYIINLNKVDVFTASYIEIGDMNFTIGRNYKEYALRRLEKG
- a CDS encoding histidine kinase is translated as MEKQNINTLLTVKNNWIGHTIYWMVAAFLMFFIFSNRNYDVQIRLALVGLLIITSYLISMAVNNYLIPKLLFQGKIKLFIYSLFAVFILTLWLITLSIILILLYSLNYLPEAVTPTREDLLILISGNYLVVILAAVIHFISESYSRMLEKQKVEMQKQETEEKLKEVHLQLLQGQLHPHFLFNMLNNLYGLVKEDTKASREVIIKLSDLLDYMLYECNKNEIELTEEIQFIQNYIELERLRHDEDFNVRFDFPENPGKVKIAPLILFPFVENAFKHGFRNTENNAIHIELKTDEEKLIFRVSNNASESSSDPYLNQENKGIGLKNSRERLNLLYKDKYKLNIEQQNQTYSVHLEITYS
- a CDS encoding NmrA family NAD(P)-binding protein; the encoded protein is MTKSKILVTASTGNIGLPLSKALHEKGIPFTAATRDAEKAFEKFGFETETIPLDFKDRTGFSEALKGVETLFLCGPSATPGAEKLLIPLVEKAIDYGVENFVFIASYPNIMSIIENSGRAYTFLRGNFFMQNFEMYQKEDIRDQHQIFLPTGKGKAPFLDTHDIGKVAAEVIENLSKFNKETIYLTGPEAMDLHKAADIFSDVLDKDIVYKEPDDKAYRMEMEKRGFSKDYIDAMIAVFGKIKKGEVSQTSDSIEKILGRKPASLKNYIERNKSIFI